In Fodinibius saliphilus, the sequence CCGGTTGGGTTGTGGTACACCGCGACGCCGGTTCCGGGCCCAATGTACCTCCGATTATTGCCAAGGCAGCTATCGACAAGGGAATGAATACCGATGTTAAAATTTCATTTGGAGATTCTGTTGTAAGTGATGGCGAACAGTTGTGGCCTATGGTACACTATGATACTGGTACTATGGGGGAGTATGAATTTGACGGTCAAAGTGGATTGGATGAGCCTATGATTGTAGATGGTAATGTATTAACAACTGAAATTACGGTTTCAGGTTCTACACCTAAGGTGGCTACTAATGACCAGGATGCCGATAATGATATTCTTGTAGCTGAGGCGGATATGATGGAACGCGGCTTTGTTGTCATTCACCGGAATACTCAGGATAGTAATGGCAATGACGCTCCTGATGTATCAGGTATTATTGGAAAAGCCGATATCTATACCGGTACAAATGGTGATGTCATGATAGATCTAAATGACGCCGAAAGTGTTGCATCCGGCGAAAAACTCTGGGCAATGTTACATATCGACAGTAACAGTAACGGCACTTACGATTTCGATGCGAATGATAGTAATCCGGATGATCCGCCGGTATCTGATTCAAATGGTGACATCGTCATGGTTCAGTTTACGGTACAGTAAACATAGCAGGTAAACCCCATCACTGCTGGTTTAAGACCCTTCGTTCACGGAGGGTCTTTTTTTATTCTTTTGCTTCGGGAAGCCAGTTTCTAGCTGGTCCATTCCCATTTTGTTTAGCGAAAATAAGTTCAAATTTTTGATACGAAGAACTCTCATTAGGCCAAAGCATTTGTCCGTCTAACTGTTTAACCAGCGGACTGATAAGGAGGTTGTGCAAGGAGTCATTGTTTTGTATTTGTTCGGCATCTGAGACAATGTTGTATCCGTCTAAGATGAGGTGTACTTTTTTGCCATATTCCCTTAGGCGAATATTAATATCTGTGGATTCATCTTTATCACTGTCGAACTCACAAATTAAAGACAATAGTTCATTCAATAATAATCCACAAGGGATCGATTGATCAATATTCATACGGACTGCTCCGATGTCCGCTTTAAGGTTGATGGCTTCGGCGTCATGTTTCTTCTGAATATTATGTTCAGAAATAAATTCATCCACAAAGCTTTTGAAAGGTATACTATTAAGCTTCCCATTTTTATAAAGTACTTCGTGGATGGAAGAGATGGTTAGGATACGATTTTTAATATCTTGCAGTTGCTTATCGAACTCAGGATTACTAGAATCGTAGGTTTGTAGTTCCAGCAGGCTATTAATAAGCGCCAAATTGTTTTTAACACGGTGATGAAGCTCGGCTAACAGAACCTCTTTTTCTCTTAATGCTATTTTAATTTTGTTTTGATAGTCTTGTTGATGTGAGATATCAACATAAATGCCGTAAATGCCTATTATTTCTCCTTTGTGACTTACGGGAACACTACCAATTATTACCGGTACTTCCCGACCATCTTTGGTCATACGTGTGCTTTTAATCTGTAAGGCTTTTCCATTGAAAGTGGCTTCCGAGATAGCTTTCGCCTCTTTATCTTTTTGGTCAGGAACAATTGAGTTATTGACAGATTGTCCTTTAATTTCGTCTTCCCGATAATGGAAAAGTTGTTCAAAGCTTTTGTTTACGCTTTCTACTTCACCGTCGGCATTTACAATGACAATGCCGTTGGGAGAGTTGTCAAAAAGCTGCTGAAGCATTAATTGGGTGCGCTTGTTTTCACGCCTGATACGTTTTTCTTCCGTCATATCTAGAGCGGCACCGACAATATATTTTTTCCCATCTTCTATGAACCGTTTAGCGCTAATATAATAATTGCGAAGTTCTCCGCTTTTACTGTGAGCGCGTGTTTCCAGAACCAACTCTTCTCCTTCCAGGCAACGGTTAATTTCCTTTTCTACTTGCAGGTGTTCTTCTTCCAGCACCAAATCCATGACGTTTTTGCCTTTCAATTCATCGGCGCTATAACCAAACTTCGTAATCATGTTTTGATTCCACCGCACAAAATTTCCTTCGTCATCAAATACAAAAAAGGCTCCGGGAATACTATCAAGAATAGATTCTGTAAAGTTCTTATTTTTAATGAGGTCTTTCTCAGCCTTTTGGCGTTGACTAATATCTCTAAAACTGACGATAGCCCTTACTTTTCCAAGTGGCGTGCGATAGGCTTGTGAGGAAGCTTCGACCGGAATATTATGACCCTCTTTATGGATAAAAGTAGTCTCAACCTGATATTTACCTGACTCTTTTCGTTCTTTCAACGCTTGCTGATATTTTGGATCTGTAACATCAACAATATCTTTCTTTCTACAGCTAATTAGATCGTCTTGATTACGCCCTAAAATGTCACAAGCTGCCGGATTTGCATCAATAACCTGGCCTTTAGAGTTGGTAATTAAGATACCGTCTAAACTTTGTTCAAATTGTATATGATATCTACTTTGGTGATTTTCTTGTTGTTGCTTTTTTTGTACCGATGCACTTACATCTTCATTAATGATGATGTATTGTTGTTCTCCCTGGTAAGGTTGGATAGTTTGTTTAAACCAGAACGAATTATCTTGTGTTTGATCCGGGAAAGAAAAAGAGAATGAATCTTTTTTACCATTAATCACTTTCTTTATTCCCAGTAAGAGTTTAAGAGCATAGTCATTTCCAAACTCTATTGCCTGTTGGAGACTGCCAAAGTAATTGTCCCCTTCTGAAGTGCGTTTTATGTAGCTGGTATCATCACCAAATGTGGTCCATGCTTTATTCGTCTTTAGCACTGTACCGTTTGAATCTATGATAGCGATTTGTGTTACAAGGCTATCCAATAATGATGCATCTAGTTGAATATTTAAAAAGTCACTGCTCATCTTGTTGGGGACTGAATTGGTGAACGTGGAAAGATATATTCACGAATTTGGAATTAAGATGTAACAGCTGAAAAGCCTAAATTTTTTATACTTCAAATCACCTATAGATGATTAGGTAGAATTTGTATAAATGTATTGTTTTCCTTCGACTACTTTTGATACAGCTTCAATAATTACTTCTTCACTGGCACCTACTTGGATATAACCGTTAGCCCCGAGTTCAAGCAACGGTTTTATTAATAGTTTCTTGCTATAGGAGTTGAGTGCTAAAAGAGGAGTATCAGGGAATTTGGATAATATATTGCGGACCGTTTCCCGGGGAGAATCAGAAAAGCCATTCAAATTAACCAGTATAATGTCGTAGGAGGTGTTTCCCGGTTGGGGAATAGTAAGTGCAGAGACATCATTCTCGGATATATGGCTCTCAGTATGCCAGTCCTCAATAGGTTCTAGCATCTCTAAAATGGTATGAGTAATAGAGCCCTCGGGGCCCAATAGCAAGATGTTCATAAATAATTATCCGTTGTAGCTTGTACCCAATCTACTATTTTTAGGGGGGCAGGGGTATAACGAAAAAAGCCTAAATTAAGAGTAGGTGTTTTCACCTACGACCATTGTAAGAGGGGACGTTATTCCAGCTCTACAAGATTATGTTTGATTGCATAGGTTACTAAGCCAGCTGTATTTTTAGCACCTGTTTTTTGAAGAAGATTACGGCGATGGGCATCGACTGTGCGAATACTGATATGGAATTTGTCTGCAATTTGCTGATTGGTATACTCTTTGACAATCAGATCGAGTACTTCTTGTTCTCGTTCAGTAATATTAGCAGGGTCCTGGTTTTCTTTTTTGCTACTGCTCTTTACCAGGTCCATCATAACCCGTTGGGTGGCGTCTTCACTAAAATAATGGCGACCGTCCAGAATAGTAGTAATAGCTTCAACCAATTCGTTTTTGTCAGAACTTTTTAAAATATACCCTGAGGCTCCGGCCTCAATCATGTTACGGATATGTTCATCCTCATCCATCATGGTAAGAGCCAGAATTTTAATATCGGGATACTGTTCTTTTATTTCATTAGTAGCTTCTATCCCATTTAACTTCGGCATGTTGATGTCCATGATAATAAACTGAATATCATAGTCTTTACATGCTTCAATGGCTTCTTTACCATTTTCAGCTTCGGCAATAATTTGAAATCCTATTTCATCTTCCAGAAGTAATCGGATTCCATCACGGACAATATCGTGATCATCAACAAGAAGAATGTTAATACTAGCCATTTAAGATTTTTTACCTGAGGTTAGTCTATCAATTTTAGGAAATGTTATTGTGATTTTCATTCCTTTATTGGGTTCAGATGAAATGTCAATATTTCCATTCAAGCTATTTACGCGTGTTTTAATACTTCGTAAGCCCAAACCTTGTTCTTCATGCTTGTCGGTCAATTCAGCTCCCACCCCATCATCTTCTATGGTTAAACACAAGAATTGTTCAGATCGATTCAACGTTATTACGATGTTTGAACATTGTGCATGCTGTACAGCATTCGAAATAATTTCTTGGCTTATACGGTAAATGTTTGTTTCAGCCTGTCGAGAAAGAGCAAGAGAACTTTTGTTGCTATCAAACCTGAAACTGATGTCCGTACTGCTTTCAAGGTCTTGTATTAAATTTTCGAGAGCGGCAACTAGCCCATAATCAGCAATAGCTTTGGGCATTAAATTATGGGCAATAGAGCGAGTTTCTGATAGGGCCTTCTTTAAATGAGAGAGCCCGGTTTTGAATTGCCGTTCCCGCTTGTTGGGGAGTTGATTAATTTGCGGTACAATAGATTGAAAGTTCATGTTGGCAGCAACCAGGTATTGGCCCAATCCATCGTGCAATTCACGGGCAATACGTTTTCTTTCTCGGTCCTCTCCTTCAATAATTGATTGTATCACCTTGTTTTGTAATTGTTTTTGATCAGTAATATCCACGGTGATAGCATCCCAGGTAATATTGCCTTCATCATCTTTATGCGGGATAGCAGTACCTTTGTGCCACCGTATGCTTCCGTCAGGTTTTATAAAGCGTCCTTCAATATTCCACTCGGTCATACTCTCTGCTGATCTCTCTATCTCTTGTTTGATATCTGAAACATCTTCAGGGTGAATATTTTCCCATATTAAACTATTATTAGCTTCGATTTTTTTATTAGAATACCCCCAAATTTTTTGGGCTCCTTTACTAACGTAACTTATTTCCTCAGTACCATCAGAATAACGATTATAGCGGTATACAACTCCCGGTACATTGTTTGTTATTGTTTGTATTCGTTCTTTACTTTTGCGCAATTGCTGTTGTAGGCGTTCCTGCCTGGTAACGTCATTAATAAGTACCAGCCGGTAGGTATGGTTACTGTATTTAACATCAGCAGCTGATATTTCTACCGATATTTTTGTACCATCTTTTTTGAGGTGGGTCCAGCTTTCTGAATATGAATTGACGCCCTGGTGTTTTTTGACATCCTTTTTCATAGCTTCAACTTCATCTGGTGGGCGGATATCAGTCAGGGTCATATTCAGGAACTCTTTCTCAGAATATCCATAATGTTCAATTGCTGCTTTATTAACCTCAACAAAAGCCAGGTTCTCAGGATTATAGATCCACATAGGTTCGGGGTTCTGCTCAAAGATATGTCGATATTTTTGCTCAGACCAGCGTAGCTCTTGTTCCAGCTTTTGCTGTTCAGTGACATCGACTACGGTCGAAATCATGAGGTTCTGGTCATATACTGGAATTGCTTTGTTATTTACGTATTTAGTGGCACCATCTTCTGTAGTTACCTTAACTCCATTCCAACTCATACGCTCAGGGTCACCGCTATTTAGATCTCTCATTACCCGTTTGCGCATCTTTTCCCTGTACTGTTCATCTTGGTAAACATGGTTAAAAAAGCTATTGACATCTTCCAGTATCTCTTTGGGCCAGCCGTAAATTTCAGTAAACTTCTCATTAACAAAAGTTGTTTTGCCGTCATCAATGGTATTTACAGCAACTCCGATAGGAATGTTTTGTAAGGTGGTTGAGATAAAATCATTTTGTACCTCTAACTTTCGCTGATACTCTTTTTGAGCATCAATATCACGTATGGTGCTGACAATTTTGTCAATGTCACCATCTTCATTATACACTAACGATACTGTATGGTCGGTATGGAAAACTTCCCCATTTTTTTTCATCATTTGGAATTCAGTTTTGAAAAGTCCTGTTTCATTGAGACTTTCTTGGCCCAACTCATTAAACTTTTCAAAAGCTTTATGATCGATATGTATTTTTTCAGTAGACTCACCTAAAAGTTCACTGGCTTTATAACCAAACATATCTTCAGTGCTCTTGTTGCAGTCGGCTATAGTCCAATTATCCGGCTCTAAAAGAAATACACTTTCTTCGAGGCTTTCGAATACTTTTCGCAACAATTTTCGCGATTCCCTGACCTTAGCTTGGGATGCTTTTATTTCAGTCATATCAATACCAATGCCAACCGAAGTATCATCGGTTAGTTTTATATTAGTCCATGAGGTAGGGATCCGTTCTCCAGATTTAGTAGCCATGTCGAACTCTTTCCATCCTACGCCGGGACTCTTCATAAACTCAGCTACTTCCTTTCTTTGTTCGATATCCGGAAAGCAGGCCTTCATGAAATTGATATCCTGTAAATCCTCGTTACTCCACCCACTCACTTTTTCGAATTCTTTATTTATTCGAAATACTTCATGGTCAGGGTCATAGATATTGATCAATACAGGAATCCGATCGAATAAAATATCTGATAACTCTTTCTCAAGGAATATTTTTTCTGATAGCTCTTCTATTTTTAATTCTCTTTCAGATAACTGTTGACCATGTTTTTGGATCAGATAAAACAGTCCAATAGATGTCAAGAAAATGTATACACCGCCTTTATATGTTTGCAGGGTAGAAAGATAGCTGGGATCAGAAACAATTGATTCAAGGAGGTGGTCTGTGAGTGTAATCCACAGGGTGGCAACAACCACATAGATCAAGGTGATCTTGAGAGGAGAAAGGGGGATATCATCCTGTTGGATAGTCACAAGCCAATACTTAATTAATAGATTCTCTACTGATTCATTATTTCATAGTGTATTGATAAAAAATGAATAGATAAAATTTTTTTAATGCTTAGTTGCCTCTCTTGGTAAATATATTTAGTAATAAATATTTAAATGGTTAATAAAAGCAGGCAATTAGTTATTGCCTGCTTAATAAACAAAGCTTTTGGGCTCATTCTTTTTTTGTGGATAGGCCAAATGGCATATATAACGGGCAAGTACTAATCAGGCTTGTTAATAAAAAGACCAATGCGAGGACACCAAGAATAACAGCAGTAATCCCCGAAATGATATTAGTGAAGTATAACACACCTACTAGTATCGCCAGTATCGTTCGAATAATGCGATCCATATTTCCCATATTCTTCTTCATAATGATACCCTTTTGTATTTATTTGAGATTAGATAAAGATTATTTATCGGTGTTACGAAAAACGGGCGTAAATTCTTTTGATGCTAACTCTTCACTATTACCCTTTTTAGCAGTCGTATTATATCGTTCAGCCATTAGCTCAAAAACAATTTTGTCATTTCGATAAAAGCGCTTTTGAAAATACACCGGTTTATCACCAATAGTATATGAAATCCGGTTAATCTGCAATAGAGGGGTTTGGGTTTCTACCTGAAGATGTTTGGCTAGAGACTTGTTAGCAATGGTGGCCTCAATGCGATAACAGCCACGCTCAATGGGGATGTCAAATTCATTCTCCAAGATGGAAAATATGGTTGTTTGTTCCAGGTCATATGATTCAATGAGCTGCCCATAAAAGATGGGCATCCAAGTAATATCAAATGCTACGGGCGAACCATCCCCAAGACGGACACGCTCAATTTTTACTGCTATTTCTTTATTCTGAATGCCTAGGTATGAGAGCAGATCTTTTTGATCAGAAACATCTTCTTGTTCAAAAGAGATAAGTTTTGAGCTCGGGGTTAATCCCGAACCGGCCAGTTCTTCCGTAAAATCATTTAAAATAGAAAATGATTGATGGGTTCGTTGATCAGTAACAAAAGAGCCCAGCCCCTGACAACGATAAATAAGTTGGTCGTTTTCAAGTGTTTGCAGGGCACGGCGCACCGTTACACGACTGACATCAAATTTTTCACTGAGTTCATTTTCGGACGGTAGCTTTTCATTCTCTTCAAGCGTTCCGTACTCAATTTGGTTTTTGATCCAGTCGCTAATCTGTTTGTGTAAAGGAATTCCTTCTTTTAAGTCCATAGGTGGTTCTTTTTCAATGTTATTTACATTCAAATCTAATGAATAAATTGAATTCGTACAAATACCTGTAAATACAAGTTGTATGGTGTTGTATTGTCTAGGTAATGGGTTTATATAACCGTACGGCCATTTCAAATGGGGTGATAGATTATGTATATAGGACCCATCGCCAATATGTATTAACTTGTATTGACAAGTAGTTTGTCTCGCACTATATTAACGACAGATAAATTCAACTAACCATTTAAACTCATGACATACTATTACACAACCACCACTAATAAGACGTTTGAAGAAGCTATAGAGGAAGTAACGGCTTTATTAAAGGAAGAAGGTTTTGGAGTACTTACCGAAATTGATGTAAAGGAAACACTTAAGAAAAAGTTAGATGTTGATTTTAAAAAATATCACATACTAGGGGCTTGTAACCCTGAGTTTGCTCATAAAGCACTAACCGCAGAAGACAAAATTGGTGTAATGTTACCTTGCAATGTTATTGTCGAAGAACATGAGAATGGGCAAGTGGAAGTATCTGCAGTAAACCCGGTGGCTTCTATGCAGGCGGTAGAAAACGATGAGCTACATTCCATAGCGGATGAGGTCAAGAAACGGCTACAAAAAGTTATTGAGCAATTATAAGAAGAGATTACTTAAATATTATGAATACTGAATATCAGAAGTCTTTATTGTCCCTGGTGCTTACTGTCGGTGTGTTGTTTTTAGCAGCACAACCGGCGGTAGGTCAGGAGGCAGGGGAGATTAGGAAAATGAGTTTGCAAGAGGTTTTGACCATTACACAGAATGATAATTTCCGGATCCGAATGGCAGAGTCGGATGTCAATAAAGTACGTTCACAGTACCGACAGACTAATGCCACCTTCCTGCCTCAAATTTTGCTGGAAGAGACAGGGACCTATACCAATGATCCTTTAAATGTATTTGGCCTTAAGCTGAAGCAGGAGGTTGTAACGCAGGCTGATTTTAATCCAGCCCTGTTGAATGCACCTGATCCGTACGAAAATTTCACGACTAAATTATCAGTTCAGCAGCCCCTGATTAATTCGGATATGTTGTTTAAACGGAGTGCAGTCAGAGATCAACTGGAAGCTGCCCGTAAACAACTGCAAGGTACTATTGAGCACGCACGTTTTCAGGTTAAAGATACCTACTATCGGCTTATGTTAATGCAAAATCGGTTGTCAGTAATTGAGAAGTCATTAACGATGGCCAAAGAAAATAGGCGTCAGGCAGCTAATTATTATGAACAGAATATGATTAGCAAGGCTGATTACCTGGCTGCAAAAGTACGAGTGCTGGAGTTGGAGAGTAAGCAGTCTCGAACGAGTAATCAGCTGCAAAATGTGCAAGACAACTTGCGATATTTGTTGGGGATCAAGGAGGAAGTCACCATCCTTCCTACGGATAGTTTGGAGGTAAAGCCAGTATCAACAGAAAATATAGATCCGCAACAGGTGACTAATTCAAAGTTGCAGGCATTACAATACCGCCTCTCTTCAGCCAGACAGATGCTGCGTTCTTCTAAGTTTAACTTTGTCCCAAGTCTCAATCTCTTTGGCAGCTACGAGTTTAATGATGACAACCTGTTTGGTACCCAGGGCGAAAGCTTTATGGTAGGTGCTACTCTCAAGTGGAATCTGTTTAGTGGATTCAGCAAGGTTGGAAAGGTGATGGAGTCGCGTGCCGACCTAAAGAAAGCAGAGCTTGCTTATGAAAGTCAGCGTTTTAAGAATGAAATGGAGGTTAAGCAGGCTCGTCGTTCGTTGCAACAGGCGCAGAAGCAGCTGAACTTTGCTAAATCTTCGGTAGAGCAAGCCCGCGAAGATTTTCGAATTAGAAAGAATCGATACAACCAGGGATTGGAGAAAACAACAGACCTGTTGGCGGCAGAAACTAAGCTTGCCCAGACACGAGCTCAACGACTCAATGCGATGTACCAGTATAACCTGAGCATTGCAACCCTGGAATTATTGTTAGAACAAGAAATTGCCTACTAAGAACTATTTAAATCATCATATCATGAATATGCCGAACAAGAAAATTATGTCATTTATAAACAGTTACAGCAGAATGCTGCCGGTACTAGTAATTCTACTAATGCTTGGTATTAGCTGTAGTTCATCTGAAGAAACAGAAATAGACCCTCAGGAGTCAGTCAGAGTTTCTGTTGAGAAAGCTAAGGCCAGGCAGGCTTCAAATTCCTATCAGTATGCGGGGGAGGTTACTAGTGAACGAACGGTAACACTGAGTACCAAAGTGATGGGACGGGTAAGTCAGTTAGATGTTGAGCAAGGCGATTACTTGCAAAAGGGTGAGGTGCTTGTTCGTATCAAGGATGATAATCTGCAGGCACAAAAGAACCAGGTTGAAGCTCGTATGCAGGAAGCAAAAGCGGGTTTAAAAAATACAGAGACAAACTATAATCGCCTCAAAGCACTTCATGAAAAAGAAAGTGCTACTCAAAAAGAGCTCGATGATATCAGTACACAATATGAGATGGCCAAGGCTAAGGTAAATGCTTTGGAAGGAAAGCTGAACGAAATCAATGATATGCTGAATTATACTGTGTTAGAAGCACCGTTTAATGGGTATGTGGTGGATAAAAGAATCAGTGAAGGGGATATGGCTGCTCCCGGCCAACCGTTGGTTTCATTTGAACAGGAAGGACAAATGGAAGTCGAGATTACGGTACCCGAAACACAGATCTCTCATTTCAACAGGGGGGATACGGTTTCGGTAGATATCAAGGCTGCGGGCATTCAGAACCTAATGGGAATGGTAGCAGCTATTAACCCATCCGGTAATAGAGGTAGTCGACAGTTTCGCTTAAAAGTGCGGTTGCCGGAATTGGATGAAGAGGCCGGAATAAAGTCGGGAATGTTTGCCCGGGTGACTCGCAATTCCAAAGGTGAACCTGTTGTAACTATTCCCCAATCGGCCATTGTAGAACGTGGTCAGTTGACCGGAATATATACATTGAGCAGTAATAATGAACTGGTACTCCGGTGGATTCGTCTGGGGGATAGTAATGGCCAGAATATTGAAGTCTTATCGGGGTTGGCGGCCGGAGAGCAGTATGTATCGAATGTTGATGGTACGCTTCGTGAAGGACAGAAAGTAAGCACACAGTAATAGAAATTTTTGAGCTAATATTATGAAGACTGGAATTGCAGGAAAAATTGCAAAGGCGTTTATCGATTCGAAACTAACGCCGTTGTTGATGTTGGTGTTTCTAGGGCTGGGTTTTTATGGCACCTATCTAACACCGCGAGAAGAAGAGCCACAAATTGATGTGCCAATGGCCGATATTTTTGTCGGCTACCCGGGTGCTTCTCCAGAAGAGGTAGAAAAGCGTATTTCAGTGCCACTGGAGAAAGTACTTTCCAATATTGAGGGTGTGGAATATGTCTATTCTACTTCTATGCCAGACAAAGCAATGGTGTCGGCGCGCTTTTTTGTGGGTGAAGATGTGGAACGTAGTCTTGTTCGACTTTATAATGAGATTATGAAGAATATGGATCGTCTTCCGGAAGGGGCGACAATGCCGATGGTGAAGACGCGATCTATAGATGATGTGCCAATAATGACGCTGACACTTTGGAGCAAGTCGTATAGTGATTATGAATTACGGCGTGTAGCTGACGAGCTGGCCCTGGAGGTTAAGCAGATAACCGATGTAGCACAGACCGATATTCACGGGGGACGTACGCGGCAGGTAGCTGTGAAGTTGGACAAGAACAAGATGGCCTCTTATGGCATAGATCCTATGCAGGTAGCCGGACAAATACAGTCGGCCAACCAGGAAATGACTTCAGGATCTTTTGATAAGAACGACAAGCAGTATCTCGTAGATACCGGTGATTTTTTCAAAAACGCTGAAGAGGTGCGTAACCTGGTAGTGGATGTTCAGGGTGGCGATCCTATCTACCTCAAGAGTGTAGCTGAGATAACGGACGGTCCGGAGGAGCCTGTTGAATATGTCTCCTATGGAATGGGCTATGCAAAAGCGAAAAAAAGTAATTTGGAAGCTGGTGAGTCGTATCCGGCCGTTACCCTATCGGTAGCCAAACGTTCGGGCGCCGATGCAATGAATATTGCTGAGCAGGTCAACAAGAAAGTGGAGAAGCTGGATGGCAACCTTATTCCGAATGATGTACAGGTGACAACCACAAGAAACTATGGTAAGACGGCCTCTGCCAAGGTGCTTTCCCTATTAGAGCACCTCCTTGTCGCGATATTGGCCGTTACTGTAGTCGTAGCATTAGCGATGGGATGGCGGGGCGGACTGGTAGTATTCCTATCTGTACCCGTCACCTTCGCTCTTACTCTTTTCCTCTACTACATGTTTGGGTACACGCTCAACAGGATTACGCTTTTTGCCCTTGTTTTCGTTACGGGTATTGTGGTAGATGACTCGATTATCGTGGCTGAGAATATGCACAGGCATTTTAAAATGCGAAAGCTTCCCTTTAAACAGGCAGCTATTGCCTCAATCAGTGAGGTG encodes:
- a CDS encoding TolC family protein; the encoded protein is MNTEYQKSLLSLVLTVGVLFLAAQPAVGQEAGEIRKMSLQEVLTITQNDNFRIRMAESDVNKVRSQYRQTNATFLPQILLEETGTYTNDPLNVFGLKLKQEVVTQADFNPALLNAPDPYENFTTKLSVQQPLINSDMLFKRSAVRDQLEAARKQLQGTIEHARFQVKDTYYRLMLMQNRLSVIEKSLTMAKENRRQAANYYEQNMISKADYLAAKVRVLELESKQSRTSNQLQNVQDNLRYLLGIKEEVTILPTDSLEVKPVSTENIDPQQVTNSKLQALQYRLSSARQMLRSSKFNFVPSLNLFGSYEFNDDNLFGTQGESFMVGATLKWNLFSGFSKVGKVMESRADLKKAELAYESQRFKNEMEVKQARRSLQQAQKQLNFAKSSVEQAREDFRIRKNRYNQGLEKTTDLLAAETKLAQTRAQRLNAMYQYNLSIATLELLLEQEIAY
- a CDS encoding efflux RND transporter periplasmic adaptor subunit, which produces MSFINSYSRMLPVLVILLMLGISCSSSEETEIDPQESVRVSVEKAKARQASNSYQYAGEVTSERTVTLSTKVMGRVSQLDVEQGDYLQKGEVLVRIKDDNLQAQKNQVEARMQEAKAGLKNTETNYNRLKALHEKESATQKELDDISTQYEMAKAKVNALEGKLNEINDMLNYTVLEAPFNGYVVDKRISEGDMAAPGQPLVSFEQEGQMEVEITVPETQISHFNRGDTVSVDIKAAGIQNLMGMVAAINPSGNRGSRQFRLKVRLPELDEEAGIKSGMFARVTRNSKGEPVVTIPQSAIVERGQLTGIYTLSSNNELVLRWIRLGDSNGQNIEVLSGLAAGEQYVSNVDGTLREGQKVSTQ